The following is a genomic window from Strix uralensis isolate ZFMK-TIS-50842 chromosome 3, bStrUra1, whole genome shotgun sequence.
GTCTCATTAAAGGTATGCTTCCAGAAAGACTAGAGCTGCCATCAAATTgtttaaatattcaaataaaatcCATTATACTCAAACCTTTCTCGAGTAGTTTATAGAGCTGGTTTGATACCTAGGATAAACAGAACACAGAGGAATCCAGGCATTGCCTTGTGCCTACAGTGACATGGTTCTTCAGGAGAACCTGAAGGACTCAGATACCCCTGGACTGTGTGATATACATGGCCCCTAAGTCTGAGGGGAGCTATGTCTGCTCCACCAGCCACTGGTAAGGCTGCAGCAACTGTGAATGACTTGACAGTTGCTCTGTAAAGGGCAGGATTTAGCTAGGACAAAAGCAGATTCTGGGCTTTTCTCAGGAAGATGTCACCGTGTAAGCCACGGAGCAGTGGAGCTACTCCACACCATGGAGTCTGTCCTCATCCTTCCAGTATAACAGCCCAGCATCTCCTAGCAATAAGGGCATATTGAATGCTTGAGGGGGTTCACCCTTTTAACCTTTCTTCCTCCCACTCTGACATTTGGGTCCTTCTGTGACCAGGGATCACTTCCAGGCTCTGTACCTGGCATTACGACTGTAGAAACCAATGAAACACAGATGAGAGGATGGGAAACGCATTTGTGCCACACTGTTGCATAAATATCAGCTGAAGGATCTTCACTCCTGAGGCAACAGAAATCAAAGTaaggttttaaaaatgaattatcaAAAGCAATGTTTCCACTTTCAAATCCAACTGAAACCAAACCATGCCAAGTCCTGAGGTCTGTATTAAGACAGTGTTCATGCCCATTTGAGAAGGAGATGACCACAGGTGTCTTCTGCACACCCAGAGAGGATAAGGTGGGGAAGGCCCTCCAAGAGCCAGCCCCATTTCTTTTGGAATCTGGGGACATCTGACTACCTATtctttagaatagaatagaatattatttcagttggaagggacctacaatgaccatccagtccaactgcctgaccaattcagcacttaccaaaagttaaaacatgttattaagggcattgtccaaatgtctcttaaacactgacaggcttgggacatcgaCTGCCTTAGAGAGGTCCTgagaaagcctgttccagtgtttgaccatccttaAGTAAAgaggaaatgcttcctaatgaccagtctgaacctcctctgGTGCAGTTTTGAAGGCTTAGGTCTTCTCAACCCTGAATGAACAACAGACCACATCTCCAGAGCAGCTCAGCCCTGTGTAGACATCTCTTTCTGTTTAGAGACATAATAACAATAACAGCAGGTGTTACCACCTTTTGCTGTGTTTCCTCTAAAAAGACATCCAGGTTCCCTTCAGCAACATGAAAACTCAGTCCCTTCTTCATACCCTCTGACACTCCACAGACAGCTGTGTTGGGGCTGCTGCAACGTGGCCTTGggtatttagaagaaatctctGTGATTTCAGACTGCAACACAACAGAAGGTGACATTGACAGCCCTCATCCCAGTGCTGCAGAGATTGATGCACATATCTATGCTGGGACTGAAGCACCGTGTCCCTGGCCTCATGGGGCCAAGAGCGGGTTAAATCCAGACAGCATGTGTTAGATGCAGGTATGCAGATCAGCTCCAGTCAGGAAGCAATCTGCCCATGTTCACACAACTCAGAGTAAGAGCCCTGCCCTGATGCCTGTAACAAGTTTTTGGGGTTTCTTAATTCACATTCAGTGTCATAGAATCTCAGATGTGTCCTAGACCTGAAGTAGCTGTCTCTGAACTCATTCTGAGCCAACACTGGTACAGCCTCTCAGGCATCTCTACATCAGAAACATATAACCCATCCCTATCTGGCTAAAAGCAGCATGCGGTCTGAGAAGGTCAGTTCTTCAGGATTTCATGCTTACAATAAAGTTGAgctaaagcacagaaaacagaaattaaaatggcTCAGAGTCACAGAGTCACAAAACACAAGGCAGGTCTCCTTCATCCCAGAGTACTCCCTAAGCATcggctttttttcctctaatgaaTAGAACCATCATTCAGTAAAATCTTTAGCAAGGAAGTATGTTTCTACATAGGTCCAAGAGGGATCAGTTATACTGGTGACCTGAGAGACAATATGTTGTCTTTACCGATAGATCTGCAAGGACACAAACATCAGGGGAGGAAGGCAGGTCACTGAAACGCCCATGCCAAAAGagatttggttttaaaataggCTGTAGGTGGGAGTATGTCCAGCTGGATAAATGAGTGAACCTGACCTCTCAGTGCAATGCTGTGGCCAAAAGGCCTACCTCAGTACTGGATATAAACACAGCTGAAGACGGGGAGCTACCATATCTCCACACTTGGGATGACTGTGAGCACTGCCATGTTCAGTTTTGAAACAAACAGCTCAAGAAGGATATTGAAATACTGAAAGACTTCAAAGACAGTAACATGAAGGATGACATTTAATGGACAACCTTGGCCACATCCTACTTCTGTAGATGAGAGGGGATCAGGCTAAGCACTATTTTCTACCTGTCTGAGTTGTCTTCCCAAGGAAACTCAGATGCTCAGACAGGGAACTGCAGTGCATTTTGGTGGGAACAAAAAAGAGCTGCAGGGCACAACATCCCTAGATTGAGTCACAGCTGCCTAGGCATTGTGGAAACACAACTAGAGCATGCTCCATGGGACATCCCTGCTCCTCCAGGGTAGATTTGGCCAAAACTTCTTATCAAAAAGAACTTGAAGAGTGACTTAGCCATCACTACATGAGAGGAAGACACACACTCAGTAATAGGAAGCCATAATTCAAGCTGGGGAAGCAGTCACAAATAAATTTTGTATAGTAGTAGTAAGGAATCACAGGTGAGCTTCCGCAGGACCTGACAGGGGGAACTAGAAATATGCTCAACTCTAATGAAATTAATTCAGAGAAGTCCCAAAGTCTGTTTAATCTTTGCCAAGTCACCTGAGCACAGTGATACCTTTAATTTATGAATTTTACCTTACTCCTAGAAGCATTTTACAGAAGTCATTAATTCATGTGAGATCCGTATTTTCATAGATTTTGTTATACAGGTAAGAAAAGTAGGAAGGCAGCCCTTCCTCTATGCTATCTGACAGAGTGAAGAAACTCAAGGTGAGTGCCTTGTACCTGTATTTCAAACTCAAGAGAGCTGTCCCTGAAAAGAGAGACCCAAGAACAGGGGGTCCACCATAAGGAAACAGCTGTCTGCAAAGTCAATCTTTATAACCTGCACTTGTGCTCCTCAAAAATGTAAAGCCAGGACACACCTGACTCGCTTAGCCAAGCAAACCAGCAGTGCCTTGATGTCAAGGTGCCTCAACAGGTCACTCGGGAACTAGACACAGGGTGCAGGGGCAAGGTGTGGGGCCTGTAGGGCACCTCAAGTGAAGCGAGGTTCACTTATAGTAACTTGGGAAGCCCTGAGCTCAGTGCAGTTCCAGCCTGTCAAGATGGTCTTGTCAGGCTGCAATCAACAGTGGTCAGCCAAGGAGTTAGAAATGGCTCCCTTACACTGAAGCACCCAATTGCCTTCAAAGACAGTTCTTCAAAGACAAATCTGCAGTTTTCCGAGTTGTAACCCACACATCTCCTTACAGCTGTTTTGGATCTCCTCGATCACCATTAAGTTATTTGACTTACTCTGATATGCTCCGTTCCTCACCCCCCTGAGATACATTCTTCTGCCTTTTTAATAGTGCTTAAGTAGTGACAAGaacttaaaaaaagagagagaaggaatctTTGCTTCGGACGGTGTGCTCAGCGTTGCTGGagacttttttgtattttaaggaTCAGAGTGCCCTCTTCTGTCCCATCCATGTCCTGATTAACTCCTGCGTTAGATCCAGCAGATTATCGAGAAATACCACAACTTGTCTTCTTCACACCCTACCATCTTCTAAAGCACAGTTAGGAAACCAAACTAGAAAATAACTCTCATTAATGTAGGGGCTCAGGCAGGCTAGAAAGTCAGCTGCCACCAATAAAAGGGACTGGGGGAAACTTCACAGGCAACACGATTGATCAAATTAGTTGATGAGGTCAGGCATATTTTGAAGTGAATCTCTGAGGAGTTTAAACAGTGGGGTGATATTTATAGGTCCACACTCTGTATTTAAACTTCACCTTTCTTCTGCCTTTAGCCCAGCAACACACAGGAAGCTCCAGCTCTGCAACCCAACGCCATGGCACCCACCGTTCTCCCCTTCCATGTCAGCTTTAGGCCCGGGGGTGCTCTCTGGTCCTCCTTTTGGGTCCTTCTCCCTGACCTGAAATCTCCTTGAGGAGGTGAAATGAGCTACTTTGTTCCCTCCCACCCTTGAAGGGACACTTGGCTCCAGCACCAACTGACCCCTCTCTCTGCCACCGCCAtgctgtgaggaggcagctgcagtGGCCTGCTGCCCTTTGGGTGCTGCTCGAGGCAGGGgcccctccctggggcagggacCAGCCATGGCCCCATGGACCCTCCAGCAGGGCAGGCCAAGGCCCTttcctcacagaatcacagatcacagaatcatctaggttagaccttgaagatcctccagtccaaccattaacctctcactgaccattctcaactccaccagatccctcagcgctgggtcaacccaattcttaaacccctccagggatggggactccaccactgccctgggcagcccattccaacacccaacaaccccttctggaaagaaatacttcctaatacctagtttaaaccttccctggtgcaacttgaggccattacctcttgtcctatcacttattacttggttaaagaggctcatccccagctctctgcaacctcctttcagacagctgtagagggcgatgaggtctcccctcagcctcctctgctccagactaaacccccccagttccctcagccgctcctcatacgacatgtgctccagaccctgcaccagcttcattgcccttctctggacacgctcgagtaattcaatgtcctttttgtagtgaggggcccaaaactgaacacagtaatcgaggtgcagcctcaccactgccgagtacaggggtaagatcccttccctgtccctgctggccacgctatttctgatacaagccaggatgccattccCGTATGAACCGGGCCGCCCCACGGGCAGGTTTTGGTGTGGGAAAGGAGGGCTCAGCGCCTCCCCGCCACCGCCGTAGGGCAGCGCcgccagccccagctctgcttcGCGCCTCGAGCTAGTTCGTCCCGCTGCGCTCGCCGTAGCGGCGCTGCGCGCATGCGCGGGCGGGCCGGACGGCGCCGCAGCCGCCATGGCAGTTGCCTGTGGGAGGCTGTTGCCGCGGAGTGCTGCCGCGGGGGTAGTGGGTCTCGCCGCCGCTCGGCCCGCCCTCCCTGGCAGTGAGGACCGCCCGTACCCCTTATCCCCTGCCTGCCCGGGGCCCTCTTCCCGCCCGTGGCGGGGAGCGGCTGCCCGCGGCCTGTCCCCGTCCCTCAGCGCGCCCCAGCGCGTTTGCCGCGGGAGCGGGTGGGGGTGTCTTCGGTGGGGGGTGCCCCGGGCCTGCTTTGCGGCGGTGGGATCCCGAACTGCGCACTGTTGGGGCAGTTCAACTTGAAAACACGGGTTTgtaaaaaacatttcctttttacaGGGTGTTTTTCTTCCTCAAGCTGCCGCATTAGCAGCGATGGAAAGCCAGCAACATTTCAGCCGCCTCCAAAGCCCATCATTATCGACAAGcagaagcagggagaggagaggaggtagGGTGTTCTGGTACTTCTCACACTGGGCCTGTGTTCAGGTCTGCTGTCAGGCTGGTAATTGTGTGAGCACCGCCTTAAAGCTCCAAGGCGTTATTGCACAAAAAGTATTTGCAAAATTCTACCAAAAATAATGTAtattgaaatatgctttttaaaaaacctctTAAAATACTGTAGAGTTCCTGAAAGcagtgaaacaggaaaaagacTGTATAGTTCTAAAGACTTTTGCAGATTTGTGGGTGATACGTGAGGTTTTTCATCTGTTAAAGGCATGCATCTCTTCAATAGGCCACAAGGTGGCAGGGACATCGGTCCTGTGTCCGCTTTTGGCTTAGACCTTGAGATCAGCTGTAAGTGCCTACATTACTGTTTGTGAAATGGAGCTGccaaatgcttttgttttacacTTACAGAAGTTTGGATTTTCTTACAGGTTCTTGAGCCCTGAATTTATACCTCCCAGAGGGAGAACAGATCCCCTTAAATTTTACATAGAAAGAAAGGATATGATTCAGAGACGGAAAGTCTTCAACATCCCAGAGTTCTATGTTGGTCAGTAACAGCGCTAGAACTTTCATAATTTCATCAGTATTTTTTATAGGGTTGGATGGTAAAAGGTGTAGAATATCGTAGAACAGCACAGCATCAGATACGTTAGATGAACTAGTATGTGTTTCTGTACATActacttaatattttaattcCATATTTACATTCAGTTTCCATTAGAAGTATAATTCTAATGAGTTTCTtatgtgttttttaaatcctGGCACTTTAGCGTTTGGTTTACCAGTAAATCTcaagaaagcaaaatacatgAGATTATTTGTATTCAGTTTGCATAATGAAAAGATAAAGGTGAAGGTGCAAAGATAGAGAAGCTTCATAGTTAACCTGCAAAATCTCTTTAACACATGAATTCAGGGCACATTAGAAGTTTATTCTGTTTCTGacagttttcatggaaaataaaacattttcaaaacgTACCTAAATGCATGCACTTTGTCTGACTCTCTTCCTGTGTTTTGGTGTGTGTTTACTTGAACAGACTGTTTATTTTTCGTGGTTTTTTTTTGACAGGGAGTATACTTGCCGTTACTACTGCAAATCCATATGCCAGTGAGAAAGCCAGCCGGTTTGTAGGCATCTGCattcaaagaggaggaaaaggactAGGCGCTACCTTTGTCCTTCGGAATGTCATAGAAGACCAAGGTGGGTTTTTAACTGTGGCAATTATGCTGGAAATGTTAAGCAAAAAATGTTGTGTGTGTGAAGGGATATTTGGTGTAGAAATTTAGTCCACAGAGAGGGTGACAATAGATTGAAGTGAAATTGTGAGTCTGCCTATGAGGGGATACTGCAGGTTTAAAACTCTATACACAGAGATGCTAATGTGGCATATATTTGAAGGTGTACTTAGTGATTTTTGTTGCCTGTATACTTTTTAGATCTGTATTCTGAGGAGACTGAATGTGACCCACAATGGTTGTGGTTATTGAGCCTGGGAAGTCTTCTGCCAGCCATGTAAATACTAGCCCAGTTTGAGCACTGTGTATTTGCATGAACTGGGGATGTATGCGTGAACTGCTAAATAAGCAACAGATAAGCAGCGTTTTGTAGTAGGTTCATGTTCTGGTTTATGATAAAATGGGGGGAGATGCAAATACTGATGTTCTGAGAGCAAATATGAAAGGGGTGGGTGTCTCTTTATATATATTACACATACAGTGAGAGAGACAGTAACAGCCCTTAGAACGAAAAGGGGGTGAAGTTTAAAACCCAAGCTCATCTTCCTTAAATTCAAGCCATTCAATGTCGCTTAAGCCATGCTGTTACCAAAGACTTGACTTACAAAAGAAATCTGCATTTGCCTGTGCAGACACAATGCACGTGTACAACCATGTGTGCACGCAGCACTGTATAGTGTAGTTCTCTGTATAAGTAAAAAGCAGTTCTTGAATAAGGAATGTATAATACTGAAGAAATACTAATTTGGTGTTAGTATTTCTAACGAATTTGTTCATTAAACCAGACTTCCTCTCTCTAAGGTGTTGAAATATGTTATGAACTGTACAGTCCTCGAATCCAGGCGATTGAGGTTCTGAAGCTGGAAAAGAGGCTGGATGACAACCTGATGTACCTGCGAGATGCCCTCCCTGAATATAGTACTTTTGATGTGAATATGAAACCTGTGTCTCATTTAGAACATGAAGAAATTCCTGTAAACAAGGTAGGAGTCGCATGTTTCAGAGGGAGAGTGGAGGATCATTTAGGTACCTTTCGTATCTGACTGATATCCTGGAAGGGCGTTAAACAGCTCTTTGCTATGTTAGTTACCGGGGTGACAAAAGTATACAAAATAAGGCAAATCTTTATGCCATTTCTGTAGTGAAAGAACCCCGAGAATGTTATTATCTACCATCCTCAGTAGTTAATTTAGAAGACGTGCAAAGAGAGGTAGCCTCCACATGCCTCTATATAACACTGTGCAGCGAGGAAAACTTTTTCTTACAGCAGTGTTATTGTTAATGTTGTTACTGATTTGGGAGTGGTACGTGTcaggaaagaaggtaaaaaagaTTGGAAGAGTCAGCTAAATCCACATCTTGGAGAAGGTCTAGTAACCCACAGACCCTGTCAAAGTGTTGTCTGGTAACTCAGTAACTTACAGGgatccttcctccctttccctaTCATGCTGTTTTTCCTTAATAAGGAACAGAAGTAGAACTACAAAAGATAACTTCAATTTATGTGTCAATTTAAGGACTGTGTCATACCTTAGGACAGTGTTAATTAAAATGCTTTACAAGATACTATAACAGTCATGTGGACacaaaaaattcattttcttctaacAGTTTGAAGTAGTAATTCCTTAACATGCTGACAAATTGGTCTGTTTTACTTTCCTTCTGTTAGAGCAGCAGTTGTCTCACCTTTTGCTAAGCTCACAATCAAAATTCTGATTACTTGatatcttttgattttttttaatatttcacccTAGCTCCAGGTACGAATGAAACCTAAGCCGTGGTCAAAACGGTGGGAAAGGCCAAAGTACAATATAAAAGGAATAAAGTTTGAGCTAcctgaagaaaaaatgaaagaagcacAGAAGTGGAGCAAGCCATGGCTAGAGTTTGATATGCTGCGAGAATATGATACCtcaaaaatagaggaaaaaatttggaaagaagtgaatgaagagcttaaaaaataataatagtttttGCAGTCTAGGAATTACTGAGAAGATTAATATTTACTTTGAATTTATTGTATGGAATATCAGTTGTCAAATTTTGTATATACACTGGCGCAATAAAGTTAACCTTTCCAGAAGATCTCAAAGTGTACAAACTTTGTGGTTGAACACTAACTTTCTGTTCCTGAAAACAGCCCCTCCTTTCTCTGAGGAGCATAATACTGTGTTCACCCCTTCTTTGGAAATGAGAAGCCtccttttttaaatacagttaacAAGAGGGGTTTGTATCACCCAGTCAAGTTAGTTGTGTTGTCCTTTCCAAGTACTTGTGTTACTTCTCTCTTTACAGACTAGGTAGCGGCCAGTTGTAGAGCTGCTTGACTCAAACTTCAGAAACAGGCTATAGCAGGGAAGTAGACATGTCTGAGCCAACCATCCAGAGTAAGTGCTGTTTAGTTTtcccatttaaagaaaaatgtttctgagagAGCAGCAATACTGATCTGACAACAGAGCAAATACAAATGCTCCGAGATCAGTTTTAAAGAACTGAGACAGTTTAAGCCAAATCCTATGTTAGTGTAAGGTTCATGATGAAGTGCTCACAAAATGTCAGAGTAGGTTCTCAGTACAGGACAACTGGTTTCATAAAACTATTTCCATAGTAGGAGCACGGAGGGGTTA
Proteins encoded in this region:
- the MRPL19 gene encoding large ribosomal subunit protein bL19m, giving the protein MAVACGRLLPRSAAAGVVGLAAARPALPGRCFSSSSCRISSDGKPATFQPPPKPIIIDKQKQGEERRFLSPEFIPPRGRTDPLKFYIERKDMIQRRKVFNIPEFYVGSILAVTTANPYASEKASRFVGICIQRGGKGLGATFVLRNVIEDQGVEICYELYSPRIQAIEVLKLEKRLDDNLMYLRDALPEYSTFDVNMKPVSHLEHEEIPVNKLQVRMKPKPWSKRWERPKYNIKGIKFELPEEKMKEAQKWSKPWLEFDMLREYDTSKIEEKIWKEVNEELKK